In a single window of the Candidatus Deferrimicrobiaceae bacterium genome:
- the glnD gene encoding [protein-PII] uridylyltransferase: MPPAPVFDIDLSRAGMSDKEFREALKGYLAGTLGAIRAQCRTIPGAGHAACYDYSDAMDTVLRVVHDRARQSFLATAPDIGYKMSVVAVGGYGRRELCPKSDVDLLFLYPYKLDRYVEAMTEWMTYPLWDLGLDVGYSVRNVKETIKMASCDDTIRTALLDRRFITGHEGNFDESVKELDKFLFYTGADRFIEKKISEMHARHEKYGLTTYVLEPNIKEGRGALRDIQTAVWAARIKYKCANLTELRNKGVATRQTIEALRYVEDYLLRVRTEMHFLPGKKTDMLTFDAQEQVAARFGYRDRGNDYGVERFMRAYYLNTVACAQLSDELLEEVGRFLPEPSRRPFFFQRRKQLGDEAIIYKGKISARDAGSFRKDPVRILEFFRSMQINKAKLSVEAKRQIQQALPAVTAEFREDPRAAKLFLEILGDTTHLRDTLMAMNATRFLGRYIPEWAGITCKVQRDVYHVYTVDVHSIRAASVLARAEFLEHRNPDEDAFLRIFKTVARPDVLTLATLCHDIGKGRGHRHSEVGAEMAERICRRLGLSQALIDDVVFLVREHLSMAHAAQRRDLHDLDLILSFSGTVGTMARLDQLYLLTYSDIRAVGPEVWNHWKSMLIGELYAKAKNVLEHGALKHPFEQQATRRREAVRDLLKSAPPDILDLFMSRFDDRYFLGTPDTLIPQHFRMLSAYSGAPMVEVIDVPETGASEVIVLCPDRRGLFATIAGTLSADSVNILNAAIATTFDGVAVDTFYVSGIFEEDPEQSRRGRLAGDLKRVLSGSIDVPALLAERRTPRFVREKLVKYRPTRVVFDNSVSTRYTVVDIFTYDRIGLLFDITGTLTALGVDIVLSKIATKADQVADVFYLADQDGGKITDPARQEEIRAALMDAIAGEQ; encoded by the coding sequence GTGCCCCCGGCTCCGGTTTTCGACATCGACCTTTCCCGGGCCGGGATGTCCGACAAGGAATTTCGCGAAGCGTTAAAAGGGTATCTCGCCGGGACGCTCGGCGCCATTCGGGCCCAATGCCGCACGATCCCGGGGGCCGGCCACGCCGCGTGCTACGATTACTCCGACGCGATGGACACGGTTCTGCGGGTGGTCCACGACCGGGCGCGCCAGTCCTTCCTGGCCACCGCCCCCGACATCGGCTACAAGATGTCCGTGGTCGCCGTCGGCGGCTACGGCCGTCGGGAGCTCTGCCCGAAATCCGACGTCGACCTTCTGTTCCTTTATCCCTACAAGCTCGACCGCTACGTCGAGGCGATGACCGAGTGGATGACCTATCCGCTGTGGGATCTCGGCCTCGACGTCGGCTACAGCGTCCGCAACGTCAAGGAAACGATCAAGATGGCGTCGTGCGACGACACCATCCGGACTGCGCTGCTCGATCGCCGGTTTATTACCGGCCACGAGGGCAACTTCGACGAGTCGGTCAAGGAGCTCGACAAGTTTCTCTTTTATACGGGCGCCGACCGGTTCATCGAGAAGAAGATCTCCGAGATGCATGCGCGCCACGAGAAGTACGGGCTGACGACCTACGTGCTCGAGCCCAACATCAAGGAAGGGCGCGGGGCGCTTCGCGACATCCAGACCGCGGTCTGGGCCGCCCGGATCAAGTACAAGTGCGCCAACCTGACCGAGCTCCGGAACAAGGGGGTCGCGACCCGTCAGACGATCGAGGCGCTTCGTTACGTCGAAGACTACCTGCTGCGCGTCCGGACCGAGATGCATTTCCTCCCCGGCAAGAAGACCGATATGCTGACGTTCGACGCCCAAGAGCAGGTGGCGGCGCGATTCGGCTATCGCGACCGGGGCAACGACTACGGCGTCGAGCGGTTCATGCGCGCCTACTACCTCAACACGGTCGCCTGCGCCCAGCTTTCCGACGAGCTGCTTGAAGAGGTCGGCCGATTCCTGCCCGAGCCGTCCCGGAGGCCCTTCTTTTTCCAGAGGCGCAAGCAGCTGGGCGACGAGGCGATCATCTACAAGGGGAAGATCTCCGCCCGGGATGCCGGCTCCTTCCGGAAAGACCCGGTCCGCATCCTCGAATTCTTCCGGTCGATGCAGATCAACAAGGCGAAACTTTCCGTCGAGGCCAAGCGGCAGATCCAGCAGGCGCTGCCGGCCGTCACTGCGGAGTTCCGCGAGGATCCGCGTGCCGCGAAGCTGTTCCTCGAAATCCTGGGCGACACGACCCACCTGCGGGACACGCTCATGGCGATGAACGCCACGCGCTTCCTCGGCCGGTACATCCCCGAGTGGGCGGGCATCACCTGCAAGGTCCAGCGCGACGTCTACCATGTCTACACCGTCGACGTGCACAGCATCCGCGCCGCGAGCGTCCTGGCGCGCGCCGAGTTTCTCGAACATCGCAACCCGGACGAGGATGCGTTCCTCCGGATCTTCAAGACGGTGGCCCGCCCCGACGTCCTGACGCTCGCGACGCTTTGCCACGACATCGGCAAGGGGCGGGGGCATCGCCATTCCGAGGTCGGCGCCGAGATGGCCGAGCGGATCTGCCGCCGCCTCGGGCTTTCGCAGGCGCTGATCGACGACGTGGTTTTTCTCGTGCGGGAGCACTTGTCGATGGCCCATGCCGCCCAGCGTCGCGACCTGCACGACCTCGACCTCATCCTGTCGTTCAGCGGAACCGTGGGCACGATGGCCCGCCTCGACCAACTCTACCTGCTGACCTATTCCGACATCCGGGCGGTCGGCCCCGAGGTGTGGAACCACTGGAAGTCGATGCTGATCGGCGAGCTCTATGCCAAGGCGAAAAACGTGCTCGAGCACGGCGCCCTCAAACATCCGTTCGAGCAGCAGGCGACCCGTCGCCGGGAGGCAGTACGCGACCTGCTCAAGTCCGCCCCGCCGGACATCCTCGACCTGTTCATGTCGCGCTTCGACGATCGTTATTTCCTCGGCACGCCCGACACGCTCATCCCGCAGCATTTCAGGATGCTCTCCGCCTATTCCGGGGCCCCGATGGTCGAGGTGATCGATGTTCCCGAAACCGGCGCCTCGGAGGTGATCGTGCTCTGCCCCGACCGGCGGGGGCTGTTCGCTACCATTGCGGGCACGCTGTCCGCCGATTCGGTCAACATCCTCAACGCCGCGATCGCCACCACCTTTGACGGGGTGGCAGTCGACACCTTTTACGTCTCGGGGATCTTCGAGGAAGACCCGGAGCAGTCCCGCCGCGGCCGGCTTGCCGGCGACCTGAAGCGGGTGTTGTCCGGGAGTATCGACGTCCCCGCCTTGCTGGCCGAGCGCCGCACCCCCCGCTTCGTCCGGGAAAAGCTGGTCAAGTACCGGCCCACGCGGGTCGTGTTCGACAACAGCGTCTCCACGCGGTACACCGTCGTCGACATCTTCACCTACGACCGGATCGGCCTGTTGTTCGACATCACGGGCACCCTGACGGCACTCGGCGTGGATATCGTCCTCTCCAAGATCGCCACCAAGGCCGACCAGGTGGCCGACGTTTTCTACCTAGCCGACCAGGATGGCGGGAAGATCACCGATCCGGCGCGCCAGGAAGAGATCCGGGCCGCGCTCATGGACGCGATCGCGGGGGAGCAGTGA
- the xerD gene encoding site-specific tyrosine recombinase XerD, which produces MEDIESLADGFLLHLRTERRLSPHTLDAYGGDIRRFVSHLLAEGTTPDRFDRPAYLRFLTDLREEGLSARSTARHVSSIRSFFRWLVREGKLEASPLADVRAPKTGRPLPKYLTLTEVSALLDAPDSETPEGLRDRAMLSLMYASGLRATEVVTLRLENVDTSAGFLRIFGKGSKERVVPVAQKALADLSTYMKMGRPVFLRNGSGNAIFLSRRGKAITRQTLWNRIKYWVIIAGIRIDISPHTLRHSFAGHLLAGGADLRAVQAMLGHADIATTQIYTFVTPERLLEAHRRHHPRG; this is translated from the coding sequence GTGGAGGACATCGAATCGCTGGCTGACGGCTTCCTTCTGCACCTCCGCACCGAGCGGCGACTGTCACCCCACACGCTCGACGCCTACGGCGGCGACATCCGCCGCTTCGTCTCCCACCTGCTGGCGGAGGGGACGACGCCCGACCGGTTCGACCGCCCCGCCTACCTTCGCTTCCTGACCGACCTCCGGGAAGAGGGCCTTTCCGCCCGCAGCACCGCGCGCCACGTTTCCTCCATCCGGTCCTTTTTTCGTTGGCTCGTCCGGGAAGGGAAGCTCGAGGCGTCGCCGCTGGCCGACGTCCGCGCCCCGAAGACCGGCCGCCCGCTGCCCAAATACCTGACGCTCACCGAGGTTTCCGCCCTGCTCGACGCTCCCGACAGCGAAACGCCCGAGGGATTGCGCGACCGGGCGATGCTGTCCTTGATGTACGCCTCCGGATTGCGCGCGACCGAGGTCGTCACGCTTCGTCTCGAAAACGTCGACACATCCGCCGGTTTCCTGCGGATCTTCGGGAAGGGAAGCAAGGAGCGTGTCGTCCCCGTCGCCCAGAAGGCGCTGGCCGACCTGTCGACCTACATGAAGATGGGACGCCCCGTGTTCCTTCGCAACGGAAGCGGAAACGCGATTTTCTTGAGCCGGCGCGGAAAGGCCATTACCCGGCAAACACTCTGGAACCGGATTAAATACTGGGTCATTATCGCAGGTATACGGATTGATATCTCGCCTCATACATTAAGGCATTCCTTCGCGGGCCACCTGCTGGCCGGCGGTGCCGACCTGCGCGCCGTACAGGCCATGCTGGGACACGCCGACATCGCCACGACCCAGATCTATACCTTCGTAACCCCCGAGCGGCTCCTCGAGGCGCACCGCCGCCACCACCCGAGGGGGTAA